One window from the genome of Oncorhynchus kisutch isolate 150728-3 linkage group LG21, Okis_V2, whole genome shotgun sequence encodes:
- the cnr1 gene encoding cannabinoid receptor type 1A yields MKSVLDGVADTTFRTITSGLQYLGSNDAIYDDTTINADFTKGGLSVQKPLSAFLSNSFPDKVPGDEELILKGIPFFPTNATDLFGNRSGFGDEGTGIQCGENFMDMECFMILTPSQQLAVAVMSLTLGTFTVLENLIVLCVILQSRTLRCRPSYHFIGSLAVADLLGSVIFVYSFLDFHVFHRKDSPNVFLFKLGGVTASFTASVGSLFLTAIDRYISIHRPLAYRRIVTRTKAVIAFCVMWTISIVFAVLPLLGWNCKQLNSVCSDIFPLIDEKYLMFWIGVTSVLVFFIIYAYMYILWKAHHHAVRMLSRTSQKSLVVYSADGTKSQTMRPEQTRMDIRLAKTLVLILVVLVICWGPVLAIMVYDLFWKMDDDIKTVFAFASMLCLLNSTVNPIIYALRSKDMRHAFLNSCQACRGSAQQLDNSLESDCQNRHIAANRAAESCVKTTVKIAKVTMSVSTETSAEAV; encoded by the coding sequence ATGAAGTCTGTGCTAGATGGTGTGGCTGACACCACCTTCCGGACTATAACATCTGGACTGCAGTACCTGGGCTCCAACGATGCCATCTATGATGACACCACCATCAACGCTGACTTCACTAAGGGTGGATTGTCCGTCCAGAAGCCTCTCTCTGCTTTCCTCAGTAACTCTTTCCCAGACAAAGTGCCTGGAGATGAGGAACTCATCCTCAAAGGCATCCCATTCTTCCCTACCAATGCCACAGATCTGTTTGGCAACCGGAGTGGCTTTGGAGATGAGGGAACCGGAATCCAGTGTGGGGAGAACTTCATGGATATGGAATGCTTCATGATCCTTACCCCTAGCCAGCAGCTGGCTGTGGCGGTGATGTCACTCACCCTGGGCACCTTCACGGTGTTGGAGAACCTTATCGTGCTGTGTGTGATACTCCAATCCCGCACCCTGCGCTGCCGCCCCTCCTACCACTTCATAGGCAGCCTGGCTGTAGCCGACCTGCTGGGCAGCGTCATCTTCGTCTACAGCTTTCTGGACTTCCATGTGTTCCACAGAAAAGACAGCCCCAACGTGTTCCTCTTCAAGCTGGGCGGAGTCACCGCCTCGTTCACAGCCTCTGTGGGAAGCCTGTTTCTCACTGCTATAGACCGCTACATCTCCATCCACAGGCCCCTGGCCTACAGGCGCATCGTCACGCGGACCAAGGCTGTCATCGCCTTCTGCGTGATGTGGACTATCTCCATTGTCTTCGcagtgctccctctgctgggcTGGAACTGCAAGCAGCTCAACTCGGTCTGCTCAGACATCTTTCCGCTTATCGACGAGAAGTACCTGATGTTCTGGATCGGGGTGACTAGTGTGCTCGTCTTCTTCATCATCTACGCCTACATGTACATCCTGTGGAAGGCCCATCACCACGCCGTGCGCATGCTGAGCCGCACCTCCCAGAAGAGCCTGGTGGTGTACTCGGCGGATGGGACTAAGTCGCAGACCATGCGCCCTGAGCAGACGCGCATGGACATCCGCCTGGCCAAGACACTGGTCCTCATCCTGGTGGTGCTGGTCATCTGCTGGGGCCCTGTGCTGGCCATCATGGTCTACGACCTGTTTTGGAAGATGGATGACGATATTAAGACAGTGTTTGCTTTCGCCAGCATGCTCTGTCTGCTCAACTCAACCGTCAATCCAATCATTTACGCCCTGAGGAGCAAGGACATGCGACACGCCTTCCTAAACTCATGCCAGGCGTGCCGGGGCAGTGCCCAGCAGCTGGACAATAGCCTGGAGTCTGACTGCCAGAACAGGCACATTGCTGCCAACAGGGCTGCAGAGAGCTGTGTGAAGACCACTGTGAAAATAGCCAAAGTGACCATGTCTGTCTCCACTGAGACATCTGCAGAAGCTGTCTAG